The following nucleotide sequence is from Posidoniimonas corsicana.
CTTGAACGAGAGCTGCTGCTGCAGCCGCCGCGCGGCGAGCGCGAGCTGCAGGATGAACAACTCCTGGAACACGAACCGCCGCTGGGCGGCGTCGCGTTGCTGCTCGTCGCGGGGGAAGTGCACCTGCGGCAACGCCCGCCGCAGCGGCAGCAGGTTGTGGGTCGACAGGAGCTCGTCGGGGAACACCTCTTCGGGCACGTCGGCGAACCGCTCGATCACGATCTCCGACAGCCGGCGGCGGTGGTACAGGCTGACGCCCTCGGTCAGCGGGTAGACCGGCAGCAGGCCCTCGTGGTCCGCGGCGTCGGCCTCGTCGAGCCAGGCGACCCGCGGGTGGGCCATCTCCCACCGCAGGCCCGACTTGCGGGGCTTGGCCGACAGCTGCACCTGCTGGCCGGGCTTGAACTTGTCGCGCATGAAGATCTGGTTGAACCAGGTGGCGCGGAGGGCGCCGCCCTGGGCGTCCTCGACGATCACGCCGACGCGGGTGCGGCCGAAGCCGCCGCGGGAGTCGACCTCCGTGACGCGGCCGCGGACGGTCTGGAGCGGGCCGTCCTCGAGCTCGGACACGAGCCGCACGTCGGAGAAGTCCTCGTAGTCGCGGGGGAACGTGAACAGCACATCCCGCACGCTCCGCAGGCCCAGCTTCTCGAACAACGCGGCCCGCTGCGGGCTGACCTCGTCGAACGACGCGACCGGCGTGGCGAGCTGCTCGATGGTCGACTTGGCGGAAGCGGGCTCCATGCCGGCAATTGTAACGCGTTGCGCGGCGTTACAGGTACTTCTGATAGGCCGCGACCGCCAGCTCGTCGACGCGGTCGTTCTCGGGGTGGCCGCTGTGGCCGGCGACCCGGGTGTACTTGATCTCGTGCAGCTGGGAGAGCTCGTCGAGCTGGCGCCAGAGGTCGTCGTTCTTGACCGGGGCCCACTTCTTGCCGTCGCGGCGGCGCCAGTCGTTCTTCTTCCAGTTCTTCATCCACTCGCTCAGGCCCTTGCCCACGTACACGCTGTCGGTGAACAGCTCGACCCGGGTGGGCCGCTTGAGCGTGGACAGGCCCTCGACAACCGCGGTCAGCTCCATGCGGTTGTTGGTGGTCTCAGGCTCGCCGCCGGAGCCCTCGAGCTCTTTGCCGCTCTCGGGGTGGCGAAGGAGATAGGCCCAGCCCCCCGGGCCCGGGTTGCCGCTGCAACCACCGTCGGTGTAGAGGTGAACGTCTGCCACAGGAGTTGGTTCGGCCTGGTGGGTTTGCGGAGTGGGGAGCCAAGGCCCCTACCGTATCCCGCTTGCCCCGCCCCGCCAAGGGCGGCCGCCCACGCAGACTAGACAATAATTCCCAGCGGCTCATTCTCATTATCGCGTTCATCCCAGAGTCGACGGACCTCGGCCAAACCGTACTCGATCAGCTCGAACTGATCGGCCATACGCTCCAACAAGTCTCCCGGCGCATTGGTGTTCTCGGTGGGGATGCGGCTCGCGAGGAAGTACGCGCGGCGCCCCTGATCGCGGTAGTCGAGCAGCGCGTCCTTCAGGCCCATCCGCTTGATCCGCTCGGCCATCTCCGGGTACACGCCCATCCAGAACAGCGTGAAGTCGCCGATGTGGCGGTGCACGCGGCGGCGGGCGGGGCCGATGCGGGCCTCGGCCTCGGCCAGCATGTCGGCCACCTGCGTGAGCTGCTCGCCGCGGACGCCCCGCACGCCGTACACCGACGACGTGCTGACGAAACGCTCCAGCAGCTCCGAGACGTAATCCACCAGCGGCGGGTCAACAACGCCCAGCCGCGATTGGAAAGCGTATTCGGTGAGGCCCGCAAAGAAGCGGCGGGCGGTAGAATCGCGGCGGTCTTCCGGGGAACGGGCGTCGAGCATAGACGGTCTCCGTCTCGCCCCGCACAGGCGAATCGGTGGTGACCGTTGCGTGACGTCGCCACCGATCGGACCCCTCGCGGGGCGCCTGGTGTGCCGTTACTCAAAGTCCAGCGGCAGGTCGTGGGCGAGAAGGACGACCAGCCGCCTGGCGCTTCTCTCGACTCTCGATACTGCTATTTTAGCTTGCGGCGAAAATCCAAAGCAACACAATTCTTGTGGATGTTCGGCCTAGTCGCTTTTATCGGCAAACCAAGGTTCGCCGCAATACCGAAATCCGGCAGGGTCGGCCGGCGGCGGAAACCCGGAGGCCGCAGCGGGACACTTTGCCGCCCCACGATGCACTTCCAGTGCGACGCGGCTATCGCCGCATTGTCGGGGACGAAAGTGTCCAACCACTTCGGCGAGTCAATAAAGATAACGCAGCCTTGGCTGCCGCGTACGCTACGGCATAGCCGCCAGCAGCTCCGCCACGTAATCGCCCACTTCCTTGAGCACCTCGTCCCGCGGGCGTTCGGCGGCGGTAGCGATGCGACGCACCACCGCCGAACCGACAATCAGCCCGTCGGCCACCGGCGCGAGCAGCTTCACGTGCTCCGGCTTGCTGATGCCGAAGCCGATGCAGATCGGCAGGTCGGTCTTGCTCCGCAGCCAGCCGACGTTGTCGACCAGGTCCGGCGGCAGCTCGGTCCGCTCGCCGGTGATGCCGGCCACGCTCACGTAGTACACGAAGCCGGTGGAGGTCTCGCAGATCTTCAGCGCCCGCTCCCGCGGCGTGGTCGGAGTGACAAGCTGGATGAGGCTCAGCCCGTGCTCGCCGGTCACCTGCGCCAGTTGCGGCGACTCCTCGACCGGCAGGTCCGGCACGATCAGCCCGCTGACGCCGCGCGCCTTCACGTCGGCGCAGTACTGCTCGATCCCGTGGCGGTAGATGATCGCGTAGCTGACCATCGTCACCACCGGCGCGTCGACCTGGGGGCAGACGCCGCCCAGCATGTCGAGGATGCCCGACAGCTTGATCTTCTTGTCGAGCGCCCGGGTGTAGCTCGCCTGGATCACCGGGCCGTCGGCGATCGGGTCGCTGTAGGGTATGCCGACCTCGCACAGGCTTGCGCCGCGGCCGATCACTTCCCTCAGCACCGCCGCGGTGAACTCCAGGTCCGGGTCGCCCGCGGTGACAAACGGCATCAACGCCTTGCGGCCCTCGGCGCGGAGGTTCTTGAACAGGTCGGAGATCGAAGGCATTGCTGGATTGCGGGTCGCAGAATCTGGATTGCGGATTATCGGTCGACAAGCCGTCAACCGGGACGACTAGTATAGCCGCGGCACAACACGCTGCGGAGTGCCAGCCCCGCCGCAGCCAAAGGCCCAAAGCTGACGGCCCACAGCCGCGCAGCCTACCCCTTCGCCCGGCGGGTCAGCAGCCAGATCACAAACGCCAGCGAGCACAGCAGCGACACCCCCACAATGATCTGCGAGGTAGTGCTGAGGTGCTCGAGCAGAGCGGTACGGGCGAGGATGAGATTCATGACAGGCGGCAACTTCGAAAGGTAGGCCGGAACGAGCGACAGCGCGGTTCCGGCATTTGCAAACTCAACTGCCGGAACTGAGCTGACGCTTGCCCCGGCCTACGCATCAGCCGAACTCCACTCCCTTGAGCCGAGCAACCTCCATGGCGTCCTTGTCGCCGCGGCCGCTCAGGCAGACGGCCACCATCTGGTCGGGCTTCATGCCGGCGGCCAGCTCCATCGCCTTGGCCACGGCGTGGCTGCTCTCCAGGGCGGGCATGATGCCCTCGGCGGCGGCGCAGGCGTCGAAGGCCTTCATGGCGTCGTCGTCGCGGCAGCTGGTGTACTGCACGCGGCCACTGTCCTTCCAGTAGCTGTGCTCCGGGCCCACGCCCGGGTAGTCCAGGCCGGCCGACATGCTGTGCACGTCGCAGGTCTGGCCGTCCTCGTCCTGCATTACGTAGCTGAAGCTGCCGTGCAGCACGCCCGGCTGGCCGTAGGTGAGCGGGCTGGCGTGGTCGCCTGGCTGGTCGCTGCGGCCGCCGGCCTCGACGCCGACGAGCTCGACGTCCGTGTGCGGCACGAACGGGTAGAACATGCCGGCCGCGTTGCTGCCGCCGCCGACGCAAGCCACCACCTTGTCCGGCAACCGGTTCAGGCGTTCTTGGAACTGCTCGATGGTTTCCTTGCCGATCACGCTCTGGTAGTCGCGCACGATCCGCGGGAACGGGTGCGGGCCGACAACCGAGCCGAGGATGTAGTGCGTGTCGTCGACGCTGGACATCCAGTCGCGCATCGCCTCGTTGATGGCGTCGCGGAGGGTGCGGCTGCCGCTGGTCACCGGACGCACCTCGGCGCCCAGCAGCTTCATGCTGAACACGTTGGGCTTCTGGCGGCGGATGTCCTCCTCGCCCATATACACCACGCATGGCAGGCCGAAGTGCGCGCACGCGGTGGCGGTCGCCACGCCGTGCTGGCCGGCGCCGGTCTCGGCGATGACGCGACCCTTGCCCATCCGCTTGGTCAGCAGGCACTGGCCGAGCGTGTTGTTGATCTTGTGCGCGCCGGTGTGGTTGAGGTCCTCCCGCTTGAACCAGATCTGCGCGCCGCCCACCTGCTCGCTGAGCCGCTTGGCGTGGTACAGCGGCGACGCGCGGCCGACGAAGTCGCGCAGGAGCTCGGCGAGCTCGTCCTGGAACGCCTGGTCGGTGAGCGACTTATCGTACTCAACCGTCAGCTGGTCGAGCGCCTTGACCAGGGTCTCGGGGACAAACCGGCCGCCGAACTGGCCAAAGCGGCCCACGGCGTCGGGAACGGTTGGGGTAGCGGGGGCGGGGGTGCTCATCGGGGAACGCTCTGCCTTCAGGCGTGCGGTTTCTGGTAGTCTGTAGTCCGTCAATTGTCTGGGGTATCTCCCACTTTAGCAAGGCGGAGCCGGGCGGGTAGCTCGCTAGAGCGGAACCCTGATTGCCGCTGATCGGCGAGAATTAGCCGCCGTCGGTTATCACCTCAAACCGCCCATGTCCGAACCCACTGCCGTCCGTGCCGACCGCCCCGATCCCGGGCCGCTGGCTCTAGGCTGCCTTGTCCTGGCGTTCGTCGTCGGGCGGACAGTCCTACACCTGCAGTGGGTCAAGGACACCGATTCGGGCGCCAACTTTGAGTCCGGCCTCGTGATGGGATACCCGGTGGTGCTGGGGGTTTGGGCGGCGCTCGCGCCACACGCTTTGGGACCGCGGATGGTGGCGACTGCGGTCGTGTACGTAGGCCTGATGCTGCCGCTCGGGCTAGAATCCGCCCTGCCTACAGCGGTGCTCATGCTGGCAATTGCTGGACTGGTCGGCTTGGTGCTGAGGGCGGCGGATCTTCGGCTCGCCTGTGGGGAGCATCCACCGACAGTTCGGCCGCTGCGACTGTCGCTCCGCCAGCTGCTGCTTGCGACCACCCTCGCAGCAGTCGGCTGCGGCTGGGCGGCAGGCGTCGCCGGAGATCAGTTCGAGGAGCTGGCCGACGAGTGGCCGATCATGGCGTTCTCCCTCGTCTACTTGAGCGTGACTCTCTCGCCCGCCGTGTTCGCCAGCCTGCTCCTCGCCGGCCCGGCCCGGTGGCGACTGGTCGTGGCGAGCGTGGCCTTCTCGCCGCCGCTGTTTGGCCTGCTGGGCGCGCTCGTAGTGGCGTTGTCACCGTTCGCCGACGACTACGCGGTCTCGTTGTCCTCTCAGTTCTTGGAGTCGGTCGTTGAGTTCTCCGCCTTCGCCGCGGGCGCCCAGTGGGCGGCCCTGATTGGCTTCGCCCTGATGTCGTGGGCCGGGTACCGGATGGTCCGCGTGGCCCCTGGCGAGGGGAACAATGATCACCGCTAATAGGAATCCATCAGCGGTCATTAGTGTTCCCCCTCCCAACCACTCCGCGTTCATCCGTGCCCGAGCTCCCCGAAGTCGAAACCATGCGCCGCGGCATCGCGGGGATCGTTGGCGGAGAGCTCTGCGCGGTCGAGCGGCTGCCGTGCCCTCGGAAGCCGATCCTGCTGTCCCCGCGGGTGGACGCGTTCCGCCGCCGCGCGGAGGGGCAGCGGGCAGCGGCGGTGGACCGGATCGGCAAGCGGGTGGTCGTGCGGCTGGCGTCGGACGACGCGATCATCCTTGAACCCCGCATGACCGGGCTTGTGCTCACCGCCGACCCGCCGGATCCGCTGTACCTGCGGGTGCGGTTCGACATCAACGGCGGCGACCATCCCTCGTTCTGGTACTGGGACCGCCGTGGGCTGGGCAGCGTGCGGCTGCTCTCGCCGGCGGAGATGCAGCAGACTTTCGGCGAACACAAGCTCGGCCCCGACGCGTTAGCGTTGTCGGTCGATTCCTTGCGGGCGCGGCTCGGGGTCAGTAAACGAGAAATCAAGGTAGGCCTGCTGGATCAGAAAGCCGTGTCCGGGATCGGCAACCTGTACGCGGCAGAGATTCTGCACGTCGCCGGCGTGCACCCTCAGGCGCGCTGCGACCGGCTTACCAGGAAGCAATGGACGCGCATCGTCGACGCGACGCACGAGGTGTTGGAAGAAGCGATCCGCCACGAGGGATCGACCCTCTCCGACGGCACGTACCGCAACGCCCTGAGCCAGGACGGCGGCTACCAGAACTGCCACCGCGTGTACGACCGCGCCGGCCTGCCCTGCCCGACGTGCGAGGCGCCGATCGAGCGGATCGTGCAGGCCCAACGGTCGACGTTCTTCTGCCGGTTCTGCCAGCGGAAGCGATAGGGCTATAGCTGTCGGCTGAGAGCCAACAGCCTAAAAACAGCGAGCCAGCACTGCCCGCGAGTGGAGTGCCCCCCTGGGAACTCCAGCCGCTGACAATCCTGGCTCGCGTTGGATTGGTTGTTGGCCGTAGGCTGAGTGAGGCTAGTCGGCCGACACGGCCAGCAGCTCTCGGCTGACCGATTGGATCTGCGGCTCGTCGATCGCGGCGAGCTGCTCGGCGAAACCCACCACCAGCGAGAGGTCGCACAGGCGGTCGATCTGGCGGGGCACACCGCCGGAGAGCTGGTGCACGGCCTGCACGGCGGCGGGCGTGAAGACCTCTCGGCTGGCGCCGGCCGCTTCGAGCCGGTGCTGGATGTACTCGGCGGTCTCCTCCGGCACGAAGGTCCGCAGCAGCGTCTTGACCGACAGGCGTTCCTCGAGCGAGGGCGTGCGTCCCACCGCCGACAGCAGGCCCATCTGGCCCACCAGCAGCAGCGTCAGCCGTGGCGAGGCGCCGGCGGCCAGGTTGAGGAGCAGCCGGATGGTCTCGAGCAGGCCGCTGTCCTCCAGCAGGTGGGCCTCGTCAATCACCAAGAGCGCGTGCTTACCGGCGGAAGCGTTGGCGGTCAGCAGGCGGTCGATGCGGCCGATCGACTCGTCGGTGCTGTGCCGCGGCTGGTCGGCCGGCGGCGCGCCGAGCGCGTCGGCGATGTGCGTCAGCAGGTCGCGGGGCGACATCTGTGGGAACACCACCCGGGCGACCGGCGACACGGCCTCGCCGAGGTCGCCGATGATTCGGTCCACCAGCAGGGTCTTGCCGACGCCGCTGGGGCCGGCGATCGCCGCGGCCGGGCGCCGCTGGTCCACCGCGTAGCGGAGCTTGAGCAGCGCGCCGTCGTGCGACTCGGAGGGGAAGTAGCTCTCCTCCGTCACGTTGGGCTCGAACGGCTTGGCGTCCAGTTGCCAGTAGTCGGCGTACATGGTTTGGCGGATGGTGGTTGATGGCTGGTGGTTGGGGAGTCGCCTAGATGTCGACCGGCGTGGCCGGTTGGCTACGCGAACGACTCCACCACTCCGATGACCGTCTGACCGGCGGCGGTCAGCACCCGGCGGGCGAACATCACGTCGGCCTCGCCGGCGCCAGCGCGGCGCACCAGCACCACGGCGTCCAGCCGCAGCGAGTCGGCGCCGCGGGCCGGTTGGGTGGCGATCGACTCGATGTCACACCCCAGGTCGACCAGCACGGCCGCGTGGTTGGCCGTCAACGCCCGCAGCGCGCCGTTCACGCGGCCCTCGTCGATGGTCTGCTCGTCGAACGCCACGCCGAGCGAGATGTTCTGCTCCTCGGCGTAGATCAGCGCGTCCGCGGCGGCGCCGCCCGACTCCAGACAGCGGGCGATCGAGCGGCAGTGCGTCACGCCCAGTGAGTTGGCCAGCCCGCGCTCGCCCGGGGCGGCGTCGATCAACGCGGCGGGCGCGTGCCCGCCGGCGGCGATCGCCAGCCCGGCGGCCAGTGTAGTCGTCGTGCAACCGACGCCCCGGCCCGCGCCCAGTAGGCCGATCACGCCGCCACTGCGGGCGGCGTACGAGAGCATGCGGCGGTACTCCTCGCCGCACAGCTCGGCGAGCTGCGTGGCGATCTCCGGCGCCGCGAACGACGCCAGCGACACGCCCGCAATCTCCGCCGCGGTGGTCAGCGGCTCCCGCGGGGCGGGCTCGGCGGCGCGCTCGTGGGCGATCGCCTCGGACAGCGGCCGCTTACCGGACGACTTGGCGAAGTTCGCGTGGGGGCCGTGGTGGTGGCTCTCGTGCGAGTGCGACGTCGGCCGAGGAACCGGCGCCGACGCCAGGTCGGCCTGCGTGTCGGTGCGGTAGGCCTTGATGAACGCCTGATCGGTGTAGCTCATTACGGCATGCCTGCGCTAGAGGGGGTGATGGGCCGTTGCAGCTGTGCCCGCGGCAGATTGGGGTTGGGCGCCGCGGCGCCGGACCCCGACCACGCCGGCGCCGAGTAGCTGGTGCTCGGGTAGCTGGTGCTGGGGTAGGTTGGCCGTTCCGCGACGCGGGGCGCGGCCTGCGGCTGCAGCTCGGTCTGCGGCTGGGGCGCGACTTCGGTAGACGCGGTGCGGTGCGGCGGGATCGGAGTGATGTCATCCATCGACGGCATGGCCGGAGCAACCGGCATGCTCGCCGGCCCGGCGGAGGTCACCACCGCCCGCGCGGGGCTGGACTCGACCGGCTCGGCCGGCATCGTCGGCATTGGGTCGAGCAGCTGCTCGCCCTCGTCGGCGGCCGCGGCCGGCTCCGACGCGACCAGCGCCGGCCCGTGGGCGTCGGTCAACGCCGGCGCCTGGGACGAGTCGACCATGTTGCTCGGGAGCGTCTCGGGAACGGTCTCGACGGGCGTGCGGAGCACCACCAGCATCAGTCCGGTGATCGCTATCAACGCCGCCAGCAGGATCAGCCGGGCGTGCGGACGCAGCGTGGTTTCGAGCGCGAGCAGCTGCGCGGCCCACCCTCCGTCCTCCCAGTCGGCTTCGTTCGACTCGTGCTCGACGGGCTGCGGCGTGGGCAGTGGCTGCGCGGGAGTCGGCGGGGTCTGGATCGGCGTGGCGGCCGGCGCTGGCGCGAAGGCCTCGGCCGGGGCGGGCGCCGGCTGCGGAGCGGATTGAACCTGAGGAGCAGCTTGGAACTGCGGCGCCGCAACCTCGGGCGAGGCAACCTGCGGGGCGTGGGCCGGCTCGGGGCGGACCTGCACGGCCGGCGCAGGCGCCGGCTGAGGTTCGGGCTCAGGCGGCTTGGCCGGCGTCGGCTTGCTGCCGAGGGCGGGGATCTCCGCCAGCACCGGCAGCATCGGCCCGCCGGGGGCGGCGCCCCCCTCGTAGTGCCCAATGGTCAGGGTGTCAAAACTGCTGTAGGTCGCCGACATAAGCGCATCCTTGCGCTGAAGGTCATCAATCATCCGCCGAGCGGCGGCCGCTGGTCGCCGGCGCAACGGGTCCGACCTTACTGGTATCGGTACCGATTGGGGCGAGCTTGAGGGTTGCTCCGGTCGCAACGCGAGGTGAGGCAAAAACGCGACACGCCCCGTCCCGCGAACTATCTTTGCGGGCGGCGCCAGCACTCACCACAAGTTGGAAACCACTCTCATGAACCGTCGACGATTCGCCTTCTGGGTAGGCATGGGCCTGTTCGGCCTGTCGGAGAAGCTGCGGGCCGACGGCCTGGACCAGCTAGCAGCGCTGGCGATGCGCGCGACCGAACCCAAGCCCACGCCCGCCGACCCCACCGCCGCCGCGGACGCGGTCCCGGCCGAGCACTGGACCCTCGGCGAGGACAGCCACTGGCGGTGGTTCGAGCGCGAAGAACTGATCGACGGCGAGTGGCGCGTGACCGGCATCACGACCCCAGTCAAGAAGATGACCGGCGAGCGGTACACGGAGAAGACCGGCTACCTGCCTGACGAGTTGGTCCCGGTCGAAGTGCGGCGCGGCAAGCAGACCGCTATGGACGACTCGGAGCCGATTCCCGAGCCCGACGACCCGCCTTCCGAACCGGGCGAGCCGCTGGCCGTCCGCCGCGCCCGCCACGGCCGCCCCCCCAGCAAGTGGCTGCGTAGCCTCAACGCCGAGGAACTCCGCACCTGGATGGCCACGGTCGAGATCCCCGAGGCCGGCGTCAGCGGCATGACCTTCTGGAACCACCTCACCCGCGACCACGGCTTCGGCCCCAAGAAGATCGAGGGCCTGAACGAAGAAGAGCAGGCCAAGCTGCACGCCGCGGCGCACTATGGGTACTAGAGGGTGGCTGGTGGTTGGCTGGCGCAGTGAACGAAGCGTCGCGGCTCCGCCGCGAACTCCCGTGCTAGATCACAGGTAAACTGTATCAAGCATAGGAACCTACACTCTGCCTCAATCCCTCCCCCTGCTGGGGAGGGAGATTTGAACGCGGCAGAGCCGCGACGATTCGTGGCGAATCCAAGCTCAGCGGCCCCTACTGCGCCGCGGTGAACTCTTCCCGCAGGAACTCCGCGGCCTTGTCCCAGGCCTGGGCCGCTTCGGCGAAGTCGACCTGCATCGGCTTGACGGTGGCGGGGGTCTCCACGCGGGGCTTGGCGGTGGTCCTCTTGTTGAGCGGGATCTGCGCGCTGGGGCCCATCACCAGCCGGCCCTCCACGTCCGGCGACAGCAGGTAGTCCACCAGCTGCCGCGCCGGGCCGGGGTTGGGGCAGTCCTTCAGGATCGCCAGCGTGTTGGGGATGAACAGCGTGCCAAGCTGGTCGTCGTCCTGGTCGGGGTAGATGATCGTGACCGGCGCG
It contains:
- the rnhA gene encoding ribonuclease HI; its protein translation is MADVHLYTDGGCSGNPGPGGWAYLLRHPESGKELEGSGGEPETTNNRMELTAVVEGLSTLKRPTRVELFTDSVYVGKGLSEWMKNWKKNDWRRRDGKKWAPVKNDDLWRQLDELSQLHEIKYTRVAGHSGHPENDRVDELAVAAYQKYL
- the trpA gene encoding tryptophan synthase subunit alpha; translated protein: MPSISDLFKNLRAEGRKALMPFVTAGDPDLEFTAAVLREVIGRGASLCEVGIPYSDPIADGPVIQASYTRALDKKIKLSGILDMLGGVCPQVDAPVVTMVSYAIIYRHGIEQYCADVKARGVSGLIVPDLPVEESPQLAQVTGEHGLSLIQLVTPTTPRERALKICETSTGFVYYVSVAGITGERTELPPDLVDNVGWLRSKTDLPICIGFGISKPEHVKLLAPVADGLIVGSAVVRRIATAAERPRDEVLKEVGDYVAELLAAMP
- the trpB gene encoding tryptophan synthase subunit beta, with product MSTPAPATPTVPDAVGRFGQFGGRFVPETLVKALDQLTVEYDKSLTDQAFQDELAELLRDFVGRASPLYHAKRLSEQVGGAQIWFKREDLNHTGAHKINNTLGQCLLTKRMGKGRVIAETGAGQHGVATATACAHFGLPCVVYMGEEDIRRQKPNVFSMKLLGAEVRPVTSGSRTLRDAINEAMRDWMSSVDDTHYILGSVVGPHPFPRIVRDYQSVIGKETIEQFQERLNRLPDKVVACVGGGSNAAGMFYPFVPHTDVELVGVEAGGRSDQPGDHASPLTYGQPGVLHGSFSYVMQDEDGQTCDVHSMSAGLDYPGVGPEHSYWKDSGRVQYTSCRDDDAMKAFDACAAAEGIMPALESSHAVAKAMELAAGMKPDQMVAVCLSGRGDKDAMEVARLKGVEFG
- a CDS encoding Fpg/Nei family DNA glycosylase — protein: MPELPEVETMRRGIAGIVGGELCAVERLPCPRKPILLSPRVDAFRRRAEGQRAAAVDRIGKRVVVRLASDDAIILEPRMTGLVLTADPPDPLYLRVRFDINGGDHPSFWYWDRRGLGSVRLLSPAEMQQTFGEHKLGPDALALSVDSLRARLGVSKREIKVGLLDQKAVSGIGNLYAAEILHVAGVHPQARCDRLTRKQWTRIVDATHEVLEEAIRHEGSTLSDGTYRNALSQDGGYQNCHRVYDRAGLPCPTCEAPIERIVQAQRSTFFCRFCQRKR
- a CDS encoding ExeA family protein; translated protein: MYADYWQLDAKPFEPNVTEESYFPSESHDGALLKLRYAVDQRRPAAAIAGPSGVGKTLLVDRIIGDLGEAVSPVARVVFPQMSPRDLLTHIADALGAPPADQPRHSTDESIGRIDRLLTANASAGKHALLVIDEAHLLEDSGLLETIRLLLNLAAGASPRLTLLLVGQMGLLSAVGRTPSLEERLSVKTLLRTFVPEETAEYIQHRLEAAGASREVFTPAAVQAVHQLSGGVPRQIDRLCDLSLVVGFAEQLAAIDEPQIQSVSRELLAVSAD